From the Hyphomicrobium sp. ghe19 genome, one window contains:
- a CDS encoding glucose-6-phosphate isomerase: MQDGQRHDGHTFQQSIEGCLEGAIGEYGLAPSAHSAWLDRIGPHVEALKDDYRTGKLPLLRIADEDQDIADAEAAYARLSQGAKTIVFFGTGGSSLGGELFAQFAGWNIAGVALPGQRTRPRTRFYANLDGGTLQSVLQSLDLPTTRFIVTSKSGGTAETLAQAIAALTAVKAAGLEAEIPKLFLGITEPDKPGKANGLRTLFSKFAIPMLEHHTGIGGRFSCLTNVGLMPAIARGLDPRAIRAGAKGVVDALLASSKPEDFAPAVGAATAIALSKEKGVSTLVMMPYADRLGRLAAWFVQLWAESLGKGGEGTTPLGALGPLDQHSQLQLFMDGPRDHYLTVVRVASQGVGPRIDPDLARIAGADMLGGHTVGDIVSAQSHAVPEALARAGRPVRTIDIAKLDEKTMGTLAMHFMIETILAGRLLGVDPFDQPAVELAKILTKERLATGA, encoded by the coding sequence ATGCAGGACGGGCAGCGGCACGACGGACATACATTTCAGCAGAGCATCGAAGGATGCCTCGAAGGCGCGATAGGCGAATACGGCCTCGCGCCTTCAGCGCATTCGGCATGGCTCGATCGCATCGGCCCGCACGTCGAAGCCCTGAAAGATGATTATCGCACCGGCAAGCTCCCGCTTCTTCGCATCGCCGACGAAGACCAGGACATCGCCGACGCAGAGGCGGCATACGCGCGCCTGAGCCAGGGCGCGAAAACGATCGTGTTCTTCGGAACCGGCGGATCGAGCCTCGGCGGCGAATTGTTCGCCCAATTCGCGGGATGGAATATCGCCGGGGTCGCTTTGCCCGGACAGCGCACGAGGCCCCGCACCAGGTTCTACGCCAACCTCGACGGCGGCACGCTGCAAAGCGTCCTCCAGTCGCTCGATCTTCCAACGACGCGGTTCATCGTGACGTCGAAGTCCGGCGGCACGGCGGAGACATTGGCGCAGGCCATCGCGGCGCTGACGGCCGTCAAGGCGGCTGGTCTCGAAGCCGAGATCCCGAAACTCTTCCTCGGCATCACCGAGCCCGACAAACCCGGCAAAGCGAACGGCCTCAGAACGCTGTTCTCGAAGTTCGCCATTCCGATGCTCGAGCATCACACCGGCATCGGCGGCCGCTTCTCATGCTTGACCAACGTCGGCCTGATGCCGGCCATCGCGCGCGGCCTCGATCCCCGCGCCATTCGTGCGGGCGCCAAGGGCGTCGTCGATGCGCTGCTCGCATCCAGCAAGCCGGAAGACTTTGCGCCCGCCGTCGGAGCCGCGACCGCGATTGCGCTTTCGAAGGAGAAGGGCGTCTCGACGCTCGTTATGATGCCGTACGCCGACAGGCTCGGACGCCTCGCCGCTTGGTTCGTACAACTTTGGGCGGAAAGCCTGGGCAAGGGCGGAGAAGGCACGACACCGTTGGGCGCGCTCGGCCCGCTCGATCAGCACAGCCAGCTCCAACTCTTCATGGACGGTCCGCGCGACCATTATCTGACGGTCGTTCGCGTTGCAAGCCAGGGCGTCGGCCCGCGAATCGATCCCGATCTCGCGCGCATTGCGGGCGCCGATATGCTCGGCGGCCACACCGTCGGCGATATCGTTTCCGCCCAATCGCACGCCGTTCCTGAGGCGCTGGCCCGCGCCGGGCGGCCGGTGCGAACAATCGACATTGCAAAACTCGACGAAAAAACCATGGGCACGCTGGCGATGCACTTTATGATCGAAACGATTCTCGCAGGCCGACTGCTGGGCGTCGATCCGTTCGATCAGCCGGCGGTCGAGCTTGCAAAAATCTTGACGAAGGAGCGCCTCGCGACAGGCGCTTGA
- a CDS encoding pitrilysin family protein translates to MIGSYRAAAALVRKAVRPNIALALPALALLFTASVSHSAAAMNIQQIKSPGGIEAWLVEEHSVPLISLRYAFDGGNSQDPPGKPGLANFLTAMMDEGAGDIKSQDYQERMEDIAMRMSYDDSKDSLYGSFETLSANRDKAVELLKLSVQKPRFDTEAVERIRQQLTANLIYADKDPEKVAMREWYAQAFAGHPYARPSNGTVDSVAKITRDDLLDYHKRTFARDNLKIVAVGDITAAELGKLIDDVFGPLPAKADLFPVAHTEPAKGGSQKIVEMGVPQSVAVFGLGAMPRKDPDFITAFVVNHILGGGGFSAKLMEEVREKRGLAYSVYTYVQPYQQTSILVGSVATKNASMGESLSIIRNEMKKMAENGPSKEDLQAAKDYLTGSYALRFDTNSKIASQLLGLMQEGFGPDYVENRNKLINAVTVEDAKRVAARLLKPDDLVVTIVGKPTGMKSASPAALQPVLAAPDRG, encoded by the coding sequence ATGATAGGTTCTTATCGTGCGGCTGCTGCGCTTGTTCGCAAGGCAGTCCGTCCCAACATAGCCTTGGCTCTTCCCGCTCTGGCTTTGTTGTTCACCGCATCCGTCAGTCACTCAGCAGCCGCAATGAACATTCAGCAGATAAAATCGCCCGGCGGAATTGAAGCTTGGCTCGTCGAAGAGCACAGCGTTCCGCTGATTTCGTTGCGGTATGCCTTCGACGGCGGCAACAGCCAGGACCCGCCGGGAAAACCCGGCCTCGCCAACTTCCTCACCGCAATGATGGATGAGGGCGCTGGTGACATCAAATCCCAGGACTATCAGGAGCGCATGGAAGATATCGCCATGCGCATGAGCTACGACGACAGCAAGGACTCTCTCTACGGATCGTTCGAGACGCTGTCGGCGAACCGCGACAAGGCCGTCGAGCTTCTGAAGCTTTCCGTACAGAAACCGCGCTTCGACACCGAAGCTGTTGAGCGCATTCGCCAGCAGCTGACAGCCAACCTGATCTACGCTGACAAGGACCCCGAGAAGGTCGCGATGCGCGAATGGTACGCGCAGGCCTTCGCTGGACATCCCTACGCGCGCCCGTCGAACGGCACCGTAGATTCCGTCGCGAAAATCACGCGTGACGATCTCCTCGATTATCACAAGCGCACGTTCGCCCGTGACAACCTGAAGATCGTCGCCGTCGGCGACATCACGGCCGCCGAACTCGGCAAGCTCATCGACGATGTCTTCGGGCCGCTCCCGGCGAAAGCCGATCTCTTCCCCGTCGCACATACGGAGCCGGCGAAGGGCGGAAGCCAGAAGATCGTCGAGATGGGCGTGCCGCAGTCGGTCGCCGTGTTCGGGCTCGGCGCCATGCCGCGCAAGGACCCGGACTTCATCACGGCATTCGTCGTCAATCACATCCTCGGCGGCGGTGGCTTCTCAGCGAAGCTGATGGAAGAGGTGCGCGAGAAACGCGGACTTGCCTATTCCGTGTACACCTACGTCCAGCCCTACCAGCAGACGTCTATTCTCGTCGGCAGCGTCGCGACGAAGAACGCGTCGATGGGTGAAAGCCTCTCGATCATCCGCAACGAGATGAAGAAGATGGCCGAGAACGGTCCGAGCAAAGAGGATCTGCAGGCGGCCAAGGACTATCTCACCGGTTCCTACGCGTTGCGCTTCGACACCAACTCGAAGATCGCCTCTCAGCTCTTGGGGCTGATGCAGGAAGGCTTCGGCCCGGACTACGTCGAAAACCGCAACAAGCTGATCAACGCGGTGACCGTCGAGGACGCCAAGCGGGTCGCCGCGAGGCTGCTGAAGCCGGATGATCTCGTCGTCACGATCGTCGGCAAGCCGACCGGCATGAAGTCGGCGTCGCCCGCAGCGTTACAGCCGGTCCTGGCCGCGCCCGATCGGGGCTGA